The proteins below are encoded in one region of Zerene cesonia ecotype Mississippi chromosome 10, Zerene_cesonia_1.1, whole genome shotgun sequence:
- the LOC119829293 gene encoding guanylate kinase isoform X2, with product MVQKGPRPLVLCGPSGSGKSTLLKRLQKEFPDKFGFSVSHTTRGPRPGEKDGVHYHFTTRDNLLAAVEKGEFIETAIFSGNLYGTSKKAVEDVRLSGRICVLDIEIEGVKQIKRTDLDPLLVFVMPPSMDELERRLRNRNTEQEEALQKRLETARHEIKYGQEPGNFHIVILNDSLDKAYAELRDFIIKNADNVVEETNATQNK from the exons ATGGTGCAGAAAGGGCCTCGACCTTTAGTTCTTTGCGGTCCTTCGGGTTCCGGTAAGAGCACTTTATTGAAGCGATTGCAAAAAGAATTTCCGGATAAGTTTGGTTTTAGCGTGTCGCATACGACAAGAGGCCCGAGGCCGGGTGAAAAAGATGGGGTTCATTATCACTTCACAACTAGGGATAACCTGCTTGCTGCAGTTGAAAAGGGGGAATTTATTGAAACGGCTATATTCAGTGGAAACTTGTATGGGACAAG taAAAAGGCTGTGGAAGATGTGCGTCTATCAGGAAGAATCTGTGTTCTGGATATTGAAATAGAAGGAGTCAAACAAATTAAGCGTACGGATTTAGATCCTTTACTTGTGTTTGTAATGCCGCCATCTATGGATGAGCTAGAGAGACGCTTACGTAACCGTAACACTGAACAAGAGGAGGCTTTACAGAAGAGATTAGAAACAGCACgccatgaaataaaatatg GTCAAGAGCCAGGCAATTTTCATATTGTGATTCTGAATGACAGCTTGGACAAAGCTTATGCAGAGCTACGTGATTTTATAATCAAGAATGCAGATAATGTTGTGGAAG AAACAAATGCTACCCAGAACAAGTAA
- the LOC119829293 gene encoding guanylate kinase isoform X3 — MVQKGPRPLVLCGPSGSGKSTLLKRLQKEFPDKFGFSVSHTTRGPRPGEKDGVHYHFTTRDNLLAAVEKGEFIETAIFSGNLYGTSKKAVEDVRLSGRICVLDIEIEGVKQIKRTDLDPLLVFVMPPSMDELERRLRNRNTEQEEALQKRLETARHEIKYGQEPGNFHIVILNDSLDKAYAELRDFIIKNADNVVEVYYRFIVD; from the exons ATGGTGCAGAAAGGGCCTCGACCTTTAGTTCTTTGCGGTCCTTCGGGTTCCGGTAAGAGCACTTTATTGAAGCGATTGCAAAAAGAATTTCCGGATAAGTTTGGTTTTAGCGTGTCGCATACGACAAGAGGCCCGAGGCCGGGTGAAAAAGATGGGGTTCATTATCACTTCACAACTAGGGATAACCTGCTTGCTGCAGTTGAAAAGGGGGAATTTATTGAAACGGCTATATTCAGTGGAAACTTGTATGGGACAAG taAAAAGGCTGTGGAAGATGTGCGTCTATCAGGAAGAATCTGTGTTCTGGATATTGAAATAGAAGGAGTCAAACAAATTAAGCGTACGGATTTAGATCCTTTACTTGTGTTTGTAATGCCGCCATCTATGGATGAGCTAGAGAGACGCTTACGTAACCGTAACACTGAACAAGAGGAGGCTTTACAGAAGAGATTAGAAACAGCACgccatgaaataaaatatg GTCAAGAGCCAGGCAATTTTCATATTGTGATTCTGAATGACAGCTTGGACAAAGCTTATGCAGAGCTACGTGATTTTATAATCAAGAATGCAGATAATGTTGTGGAAG TGTACTACAGATTTATCGTCGATTAA
- the LOC119829289 gene encoding uncharacterized protein LOC119829289 codes for MGSNISKTGNETAAQAQKNDLDKDIGGNPDPRSPTPEITRTPLQNKTGSKHNITKNVDLRKTFESNNGDTKLIHNNPILSAVIKNHLQSFDPRSPTQDFERTPIVINTKTDNLNGDHYICGVDNFGSPSLPNDSFVNNNDETLPKISPELIPKNLCNEFHDLSLDESLKNEEPLGSSTASNEALENHISKEEHRPTQLLETNFDYVEDEIQEYRETACDSNVKQEIDIKNNPLFKILNEDPRSPSVGIERTPIVVVNVENNSIENSIEEMSDDLLIKALQNTNVQMEPTIIDNKSSDGILIYEDESTALNDTPKKSKSASNSGSRTPLSCMRNKTDANHGRSKSANTLYDPKTQKVITKIPKRASHIPRLKSLSKQAKSVSRGSSISLKNSAISGDCENTPPQSHRDRWDKESSIVL; via the exons ATGGGtagtaatattagtaaaacgGGAAATGAAACAGCTGCTCAAGCGCAAAAAAACGATCTGGACAAGGACATTGGCGGCAATCCTGATCCTCGGTCTCCAACTCCAGAAATAACTCGAACTCCATTACAG aataaaacgggatcaaaacataatattacgaaGAATGTGGACTTGCGAAAGACGTTTGAAAGTAATAATGGTGACACAAAGCTTATTCACAACAATCCAATTCTCTCCGCTGTCATTAAAAATCACTTGCAGTCTTTTGATCCAAGGTCTCCAACTCAAGATTTTGAAAGAACTCCCATTGTGATTAATACCAAAACTGATAATTTAAACGGTGACCATTATATATGTGGAGTAGATAATTTTGGTAGCCCCAGTCTTCCAAATGActcatttgttaataataatgatgagaCATTACCAAAGATAAGCCCAGAATTAATTCCAAAAAATCTTTGTAATGAATTTCATGATTTAAGCCTGGacgaaagtttaaaaaatgagGAACCGCTGGGGTCATCAACTGCGTCGAATGAAGCATTAGAGAACCACATTTCCAAAGAGGAACATAGGCCAACACAATTACtagaaacaaattttgattatGTTGAAGATGAAATCCAAGAATATAGAGAAACAGCCTGTGATTCAAATGTAAAACAggaaattgatattaaaaacaatccaCTATTTAAGATTCTTAATGAAGATCCACGTTCACCATCTGTGGGAATAGAAAGAACACCCATAGTTGTGGTTAATGTTGAAAACAATTCTATTGAAAACAGTATTGAAGAAATGTCGGATGATTTACTAATTAAAGCATTACAGAACACAAATGTACAAATGGAACCaacaattattgataataaaagtTCAGATGGAATCCTTATTTACGAAGATGAATCCACTGCATTAAATGACACAcccaaaaaatcaaaatctgcAAGTAACAGTGGTTCTAGAACTCCCCTATCTTGTATGAGAAATAAAACTGATGCAAACCATGGCAGATCAAAGTCAGCAAACACATTATATGACCCCAAGACGCAAAAAGTAATTACTAAAATACCAAAACGAGCATCTCATATTCCTCGACTTAAATCATTGTCTAAACAAGCTAAAAGTGTTTCAAGAGGAAGTAGTATTTCATTGAAGAATTCTGCAATAAGTGGTGATTGTGAAAACACACCACCACAATCACATCGTGATAGATGGGACAAAGAGAGCAGCATTGtgctttaa
- the LOC119829293 gene encoding guanylate kinase isoform X1 — protein sequence MVQKGPRPLVLCGPSGSGKSTLLKRLQKEFPDKFGFSVSHTTRGPRPGEKDGVHYHFTTRDNLLAAVEKGEFIETAIFSGNLYGTSKKAVEDVRLSGRICVLDIEIEGVKQIKRTDLDPLLVFVMPPSMDELERRLRNRNTEQEEALQKRLETARHEIKYGQEPGNFHIVILNDSLDKAYAELRDFIIKNADNVVEDNARLIPCEENKCVHFSSYCDVRTHMSDLVLGTRKL from the exons ATGGTGCAGAAAGGGCCTCGACCTTTAGTTCTTTGCGGTCCTTCGGGTTCCGGTAAGAGCACTTTATTGAAGCGATTGCAAAAAGAATTTCCGGATAAGTTTGGTTTTAGCGTGTCGCATACGACAAGAGGCCCGAGGCCGGGTGAAAAAGATGGGGTTCATTATCACTTCACAACTAGGGATAACCTGCTTGCTGCAGTTGAAAAGGGGGAATTTATTGAAACGGCTATATTCAGTGGAAACTTGTATGGGACAAG taAAAAGGCTGTGGAAGATGTGCGTCTATCAGGAAGAATCTGTGTTCTGGATATTGAAATAGAAGGAGTCAAACAAATTAAGCGTACGGATTTAGATCCTTTACTTGTGTTTGTAATGCCGCCATCTATGGATGAGCTAGAGAGACGCTTACGTAACCGTAACACTGAACAAGAGGAGGCTTTACAGAAGAGATTAGAAACAGCACgccatgaaataaaatatg GTCAAGAGCCAGGCAATTTTCATATTGTGATTCTGAATGACAGCTTGGACAAAGCTTATGCAGAGCTACGTGATTTTATAATCAAGAATGCAGATAATGTTGTGGAAG ATAACGCTCGTCTTATTCCTTGTGAAGAAAACAAGTGTGTCCACTTTTCTTCTTATTGTGACGTCAGAACTCACATGAGCGATTTAGTGTTGGGAACTCGTAAGTTGTAA